A genomic stretch from Desulfonatronospira thiodismutans ASO3-1 includes:
- the rplC gene encoding 50S ribosomal protein L3, with protein MKHTIGLIGKKLGMTSVFSDDGKFIPVTVIQAGPCPVIQKKDQDKDGYSAIQIGYDSMPGHKLNKPVRGHQAKAGKGFFRKLTEFSPENVEEFEPGQELNVEIFKPGDRIKLTGTSKGKGFAGVMKRWNFRGLPRTHGHEKVHRSPGAIGQCADPGKVFKGKKMPGRMGNKTVSYKNAEIISVRTQDNVILVKGQVPGPRNGYVVLHKQD; from the coding sequence ATGAAACACACAATCGGATTAATAGGTAAAAAACTGGGCATGACCAGTGTTTTCAGCGACGACGGCAAGTTTATACCGGTGACTGTGATTCAGGCAGGCCCATGTCCCGTGATCCAGAAAAAAGACCAGGATAAGGACGGTTATTCCGCGATACAGATAGGTTATGATTCCATGCCCGGACACAAGCTGAACAAGCCGGTCAGGGGCCACCAGGCCAAAGCCGGGAAAGGCTTTTTCCGAAAGCTTACCGAGTTCAGTCCGGAAAACGTGGAAGAATTTGAACCAGGACAGGAACTAAACGTGGAAATATTCAAGCCCGGGGACAGGATCAAGCTGACAGGGACCTCCAAGGGAAAAGGCTTTGCCGGAGTCATGAAGCGCTGGAATTTCCGAGGTCTGCCCAGGACACATGGCCACGAAAAGGTGCACAGGTCTCCCGGTGCGATAGGACAATGCGCTGACCCAGGCAAGGTGTTCAAGGGCAAGAAGATGCCCGGCCGAATGGGCAACAAGACGGTTTCCTACAAAAACGCCGAGATAATTTCAGTTCGAACACAGGACAATGTGATACTGGTCAAGGGCCAGGTTCCCGGACCCAGAAATGGGTACGTCGTTCTTCACAAGCAGGATTAA
- the rplW gene encoding 50S ribosomal protein L23 → MHSTQVLIRPMVSEKSNDLKEVQNKVVFAVHPGANKFQVKNAVESIFNVKVDKVNIIRRQPLQRKRFGRVSGKIPGYKKAFITLAAGDKIEFFEGV, encoded by the coding sequence ATGCACAGCACCCAGGTACTCATACGCCCTATGGTTTCTGAAAAATCCAACGATCTCAAGGAAGTTCAGAACAAGGTGGTCTTTGCGGTCCATCCCGGGGCCAACAAGTTTCAGGTCAAGAACGCAGTTGAAAGCATATTCAACGTCAAGGTGGACAAGGTCAATATTATCCGCCGGCAGCCTCTGCAGCGAAAGAGGTTCGGCCGGGTCAGCGGCAAGATTCCGGGTTACAAAAAGGCCTTTATCACCCTGGCCGCAGGCGACAAGATAGAATTTTTCGAAGGGGTATAG
- the rplP gene encoding 50S ribosomal protein L16: protein MLSPKKVRFRKRQKGKIKGKASRGTNVNFGEIGLKAVESGKITNQQIESARIAMMRHIKRGGKVFIRIFPDKPITAKPAETRQGKGKGSPIGWCAPVKPGRILYELRGVANTELAREALRRASYKLPVKTVIVEKEW from the coding sequence ATGCTCAGTCCCAAAAAAGTCAGGTTCAGAAAGAGGCAGAAGGGAAAGATCAAGGGAAAGGCCTCCAGGGGAACCAACGTCAACTTCGGCGAGATAGGTCTCAAGGCTGTTGAATCAGGAAAGATCACCAATCAGCAGATAGAATCCGCCCGTATAGCCATGATGAGACATATCAAACGCGGCGGAAAAGTGTTTATCCGCATCTTTCCGGATAAACCCATTACGGCCAAGCCTGCTGAAACCAGGCAAGGCAAGGGCAAGGGATCTCCCATCGGCTGGTGTGCTCCTGTCAAACCGGGCAGGATACTCTACGAGCTGCGCGGTGTAGCCAACACTGAACTGGCCAGAGAAGCCCTGCGCCGTGCTTCCTACAAGCTGCCTGTAAAGACCGTAATAGTTGAGAAGGAGTGGTAG
- the rplX gene encoding 50S ribosomal protein L24, translated as MNKTKIKQNDKVMIISGKDKTKIGKVLKIYHNKGKVLVEGLNKIKKHVKPNPYKQEQGGIKDAEAPVHISNVRVVCDACANPTKPAFRLTGDGEKVRFCKKCDENF; from the coding sequence ATGAACAAGACGAAGATCAAGCAGAACGACAAGGTAATGATCATATCCGGCAAGGATAAGACCAAGATAGGCAAGGTGCTCAAGATATATCACAATAAGGGCAAGGTGCTTGTAGAGGGCCTGAACAAGATAAAGAAGCACGTCAAGCCCAATCCGTACAAGCAGGAACAGGGAGGCATCAAGGACGCCGAGGCTCCAGTGCATATATCTAACGTAAGAGTGGTCTGCGACGCTTGTGCCAATCCCACCAAACCGGCCTTTAGACTGACCGGTGACGGTGAAAAAGTTCGTTTCTGTAAAAAATGTGACGAGAATTTTTAG
- the rpsH gene encoding 30S ribosomal protein S8, with the protein MSVDPIADMLTRIRNAHTALHREVKMPSSKAKKAILEIMADKGFIQDFKSDGRTIQVRLKYYGSRPVIKGLNKISKPGRKVYSQAAEIPLVRNGLGICIVSTSRGVMDGMEARKQNVGGELICEVW; encoded by the coding sequence ATGTCCGTTGACCCCATTGCAGATATGCTGACCCGCATAAGAAATGCTCATACAGCACTGCATCGAGAAGTAAAGATGCCATCAAGCAAGGCCAAAAAAGCAATTCTTGAGATCATGGCAGATAAGGGCTTTATCCAGGATTTCAAATCTGATGGCAGAACCATCCAGGTAAGGCTTAAATATTACGGCAGCAGGCCTGTGATCAAGGGACTGAACAAGATAAGCAAACCGGGACGCAAAGTGTATTCACAGGCTGCAGAGATACCCTTAGTGAGAAACGGGCTTGGAATCTGCATAGTGTCCACCTCACGGGGGGTAATGGACGGTATGGAGGCCCGGAAACAAAATGTCGGCGGAGAGCTTATCTGCGAGGTATGGTAA
- a CDS encoding type Z 30S ribosomal protein S14, whose amino-acid sequence MTRKALMVKAHRKTKFSSRRYNRCPLCGRARAYMRHFGICRICFRNMSLAGELPGVRKSSW is encoded by the coding sequence TTGACAAGGAAAGCTCTGATGGTAAAAGCGCACAGGAAGACCAAGTTTTCCTCCAGACGCTATAACCGCTGTCCCCTTTGCGGTAGAGCCCGTGCTTATATGCGGCATTTCGGGATCTGCCGCATATGTTTCAGAAACATGTCCCTGGCAGGAGAGCTGCCAGGCGTCAGAAAATCAAGCTGGTAG
- the rplV gene encoding 50S ribosomal protein L22 — translation METRAIARYIRISPQKARLVGDNVRGLPVEDAVNILNFTPKKAARLLKKVLDSALANAEQNYSLDLDNLYVKQVRVDEGPTLKRIQPRAMGRANRILKRTSHITVIVEEL, via the coding sequence ATGGAAACCAGAGCAATAGCCAGATATATCAGGATTTCACCTCAAAAAGCCCGCCTGGTAGGGGACAATGTTCGCGGACTTCCTGTAGAGGATGCCGTAAACATTCTGAACTTTACCCCCAAAAAGGCTGCTAGGCTTTTAAAGAAGGTGCTCGACTCGGCCCTGGCCAATGCGGAGCAGAACTACAGCCTGGATTTAGATAATCTATATGTAAAGCAGGTCCGCGTAGATGAAGGCCCCACACTCAAGAGGATACAGCCCAGAGCCATGGGCAGGGCAAACCGTATCCTGAAGAGAACAAGCCATATTACAGTAATAGTTGAAGAGTTATAG
- the rpsS gene encoding 30S ribosomal protein S19 has product MPRSIKKGPFVDDHLLKKVEKAKETRDKKVIKTWSRRSTITPEMVGLTFAVHNGKKFIPVFATENMVGHKMGEFAPTRTFYSHAADRKSKAKRK; this is encoded by the coding sequence ATGCCCAGATCAATTAAAAAAGGTCCTTTTGTGGATGATCACCTGCTGAAAAAGGTGGAAAAAGCCAAGGAGACTAGGGACAAGAAGGTCATAAAGACCTGGTCCAGAAGATCCACCATCACCCCGGAGATGGTTGGACTTACCTTTGCTGTACACAACGGGAAAAAATTCATCCCCGTATTCGCCACCGAAAACATGGTGGGGCACAAGATGGGTGAATTCGCTCCCACCAGGACATTCTACAGTCACGCAGCAGATCGCAAAAGCAAGGCCAAACGCAAATAA
- the rplB gene encoding 50S ribosomal protein L2, with protein sequence MAIKKLKPTSPGRRFQTVSSFEGINRVEPEKSLLEGLTKKSGRNNYGRITSRRRGGGTKRKYRIIDFKRNKFNVPARVVSIEYDPNRSARIALLSYRDGEKRYILAPAGLKTGAWVQAGEGVDIQPGNAMPMSQIPVGTIIHNIELTPGRGGQMARSAGTYAQLVAKEHKYALIKLPSGEVRKVLAANTASIGQVGNVEHENISIGKAGRNRWRGKRPSVRGVAMNPVDHPLGGGEGRSSGGRHPVSPWGWPTKGYKTRRKNKPSDKLIVNKRKK encoded by the coding sequence ATGGCCATCAAAAAGTTAAAGCCGACCTCACCGGGTAGAAGATTTCAGACTGTTTCCAGCTTTGAGGGAATAAATAGAGTGGAGCCTGAAAAGTCCCTTCTGGAAGGCCTGACCAAAAAAAGCGGACGCAACAATTACGGGCGTATCACGTCCAGGAGACGCGGTGGCGGGACCAAGCGCAAATACAGGATTATCGATTTCAAGCGCAATAAGTTCAATGTCCCGGCCAGAGTGGTGTCCATAGAATATGATCCAAACCGAAGCGCCCGCATTGCACTTCTGTCATACCGGGACGGTGAAAAGCGCTATATTCTCGCTCCGGCAGGACTTAAGACCGGAGCCTGGGTTCAGGCAGGTGAAGGGGTGGATATCCAGCCAGGAAATGCCATGCCCATGTCCCAGATTCCTGTAGGCACAATAATTCACAATATTGAGCTTACTCCGGGACGGGGAGGCCAGATGGCCAGATCGGCAGGAACATATGCCCAGTTAGTGGCCAAGGAACACAAGTACGCCCTTATCAAACTGCCTTCCGGAGAAGTGCGCAAGGTGCTGGCTGCAAATACGGCAAGCATCGGTCAGGTAGGCAATGTGGAGCATGAAAATATCTCCATCGGCAAGGCCGGCCGCAACAGGTGGCGGGGCAAAAGGCCCAGCGTAAGGGGTGTGGCCATGAACCCCGTTGATCATCCTCTGGGCGGCGGAGAAGGAAGAAGTTCCGGCGGAAGGCATCCGGTATCACCCTGGGGCTGGCCTACCAAGGGATATAAGACCAGGCGCAAGAACAAGCCCTCAGATAAACTGATCGTGAACAAGCGTAAGAAATAA
- the rplF gene encoding 50S ribosomal protein L6, translating into MSRIGIEPIKIPQGVEITQHSSMIDVKGPKGQLSVDLDPRISINIEGQTLQVQKADDSIKAREQWGLRRTLINNAVQGVHQGFKKSLDVIGVGYKVDLQGNTLVLNVGYSHPVHIELPGGVEGSVEKNRITLSGIDKQLVGETAAKIRRVRPPEPYKGKGIRYENEEVKQKAGKSGKK; encoded by the coding sequence ATGTCAAGAATAGGAATAGAGCCCATTAAAATACCACAGGGCGTCGAGATTACACAACATTCTTCTATGATTGATGTCAAGGGCCCCAAAGGTCAGCTCAGTGTAGATCTTGACCCCAGGATCAGCATCAATATCGAGGGACAGACACTGCAGGTACAAAAGGCCGATGACAGCATCAAGGCCAGGGAGCAGTGGGGACTTAGGAGGACGCTGATCAACAATGCTGTCCAGGGAGTGCATCAGGGCTTCAAAAAGTCCCTGGACGTCATAGGAGTAGGTTACAAGGTTGATCTGCAGGGTAATACCCTGGTGCTGAACGTCGGGTATTCGCATCCTGTACACATTGAACTTCCCGGGGGAGTCGAGGGCAGTGTAGAGAAAAACAGGATTACACTGTCAGGTATTGATAAGCAGCTTGTAGGAGAGACAGCGGCTAAGATAAGACGCGTCAGACCCCCGGAACCTTATAAGGGCAAGGGGATCAGGTACGAAAACGAAGAAGTGAAACAAAAAGCCGGCAAGTCCGGTAAAAAATAG
- the rplD gene encoding 50S ribosomal protein L4, with amino-acid sequence MLSAKVYSQDNQEVGEIDLQENVFSVSVKPELMHQAVRAHRAAVRSGTVGVKNRALISGGGRKPWRQKGTGRARAGTGRSPLWRGGAVIHGPKARDYSIKLNKKVRRLALKMALSTKYAQDKLQILDNLDLSRIRTKDFVSIKNNLGLKKPLIVTAEKSNNLELSARNVPGVEVITQDSINVYEVLKHQELVMDKQAVEKLQERLG; translated from the coding sequence ATGCTAAGTGCCAAAGTATATTCACAAGATAACCAGGAAGTGGGTGAAATCGACCTCCAGGAAAATGTTTTTTCCGTGAGCGTCAAGCCCGAACTGATGCACCAGGCTGTCCGGGCTCACCGCGCAGCGGTCCGCTCGGGCACTGTCGGAGTCAAGAACAGGGCACTGATATCCGGTGGAGGGCGCAAACCCTGGAGACAGAAAGGCACCGGAAGGGCAAGGGCCGGGACTGGGCGCTCTCCCCTGTGGCGGGGAGGCGCTGTAATACACGGTCCGAAAGCAAGGGATTATTCCATAAAGCTGAACAAGAAGGTCCGCAGGCTGGCCCTGAAGATGGCGCTAAGCACCAAGTACGCTCAGGACAAGCTGCAGATTTTGGATAATCTGGACTTAAGCCGTATCAGGACAAAGGACTTCGTCAGCATAAAAAATAATCTCGGTTTGAAAAAACCCTTGATTGTTACCGCAGAAAAGAGTAATAATCTTGAGCTTTCGGCCAGAAACGTTCCCGGTGTCGAGGTTATAACCCAGGACAGCATCAATGTTTATGAAGTCCTTAAACACCAGGAACTGGTAATGGACAAACAGGCAGTGGAAAAACTGCAGGAAAGGTTGGGCTAA
- the rplE gene encoding 50S ribosomal protein L5: protein MLRLEKYFKDEISPKLHKEFNYKSPMQIPSVKKVTLNMGLGEGSQNNKLIQDAVEELSRIAGQKAVVTRAKKSIAAFKLREGMPVGCTVTLRRARMWAFLDKLLNIALPRVRDFRGLPDRGMDGRGNYTLGIKEHTIFPEINLDKVDRNKGMNITVVTSANTDKEGKSLLTLLGMPFKK, encoded by the coding sequence ATGCTCAGGCTGGAAAAGTACTTTAAAGATGAAATAAGCCCCAAGCTGCACAAAGAGTTCAACTACAAGTCGCCAATGCAGATTCCCAGTGTAAAGAAAGTCACACTGAACATGGGGCTTGGAGAAGGCAGCCAGAACAACAAGCTTATCCAGGACGCTGTGGAAGAGCTCTCCAGGATTGCCGGGCAAAAGGCCGTTGTTACCAGGGCCAAAAAATCCATTGCCGCCTTCAAGCTCAGGGAAGGCATGCCTGTTGGATGTACAGTGACACTAAGACGCGCCCGCATGTGGGCCTTTCTGGATAAGCTGCTGAACATCGCACTGCCCAGGGTGCGCGATTTCCGCGGCCTTCCTGACAGAGGCATGGATGGACGTGGCAACTACACCCTGGGAATAAAGGAACATACCATTTTTCCGGAAATCAATCTGGATAAGGTGGACCGGAACAAGGGTATGAACATTACTGTGGTAACTTCAGCTAATACCGACAAGGAAGGCAAGTCTCTGCTGACCCTGCTTGGTATGCCTTTTAAAAAATAA
- the rpsC gene encoding 30S ribosomal protein S3 codes for MGQKVHPYGFRVGYNKNWLSRWYSKTSYPEFIIEDRKLRNYLKSKLYHAGISRIELERAADKVRIIIYTSRPGIVIGRKGAEIENLRSDLKKKFQNEFSIEVNEVRRPETDAQLVAENIALQLERRVAFRRAMKRSVSLAQKFGAQGIKISCAGRLGGAEIARTEWLREGRVPLHTLRADIDYGFAQARTTYGIIGVKVWIYKGDILNEVR; via the coding sequence TTGGGTCAAAAGGTACATCCTTATGGGTTCAGAGTCGGCTATAATAAGAACTGGTTATCCAGATGGTACAGCAAAACCAGCTATCCGGAATTTATCATAGAAGACAGAAAGCTGCGCAATTATCTGAAGTCAAAGCTTTATCATGCAGGCATATCCAGAATCGAGCTGGAGCGGGCGGCCGACAAGGTCAGGATTATTATATACACATCCAGACCGGGCATAGTCATAGGTCGTAAGGGTGCAGAAATTGAAAACCTGCGAAGCGATCTCAAGAAAAAATTCCAGAACGAATTTTCCATAGAGGTCAACGAAGTCAGAAGGCCAGAAACCGATGCGCAACTGGTGGCAGAAAATATCGCTTTACAGCTGGAACGAAGAGTTGCCTTCAGAAGAGCCATGAAAAGGTCTGTAAGCCTGGCCCAGAAATTTGGAGCCCAGGGAATAAAGATTTCCTGTGCAGGACGTCTGGGAGGGGCGGAAATCGCAAGAACGGAATGGCTAAGAGAAGGCAGAGTTCCATTGCATACATTAAGAGCTGATATTGACTATGGCTTTGCCCAGGCCAGGACCACTTACGGAATAATCGGCGTCAAAGTATGGATATACAAGGGCGATATACTAAACGAGGTTAGATAG
- the rpmC gene encoding 50S ribosomal protein L29 yields MKPEEIRKLSRADMQEQLGGFRQELFNLRFQHSTGQLENTQRLSQVRKNIARILTILREKEAGKAHDK; encoded by the coding sequence ATGAAGCCAGAGGAAATTCGCAAACTATCCAGGGCGGACATGCAGGAGCAGCTCGGCGGGTTCAGGCAGGAGCTTTTCAATTTGAGGTTTCAGCACTCCACCGGACAGCTTGAGAACACCCAGAGACTTTCTCAGGTTCGCAAAAATATTGCCAGGATACTAACAATTCTCAGGGAAAAAGAGGCAGGAAAAGCCCATGACAAGTAA
- the rpsJ gene encoding 30S ribosomal protein S10, whose product MATMNSDRIRIKLRAYDNRILDKAVVEIVDSAKNTGAGVAGPIPLPTRIHKYTVNRSVHVDKKSREQFEMRVHKRLLDIMEPTQQTVDALGKLNLPAGVDVEIKL is encoded by the coding sequence ATGGCAACCATGAACAGCGACAGAATCAGAATCAAACTAAGGGCATATGACAACCGCATCCTGGACAAGGCGGTTGTGGAGATAGTCGATTCCGCCAAAAATACCGGGGCAGGTGTAGCCGGACCCATTCCTCTGCCCACCAGGATTCACAAATACACGGTGAACCGCTCGGTGCATGTGGACAAGAAGTCCAGGGAACAATTCGAAATGAGAGTGCATAAACGTTTGCTGGACATCATGGAGCCCACACAACAGACAGTTGATGCCCTGGGCAAGCTCAATCTTCCAGCAGGCGTTGATGTCGAGATAAAGCTGTAG
- the rpsQ gene encoding 30S ribosomal protein S17, with amino-acid sequence MTSKTKASGSKRRMVGFVISDKNDKTIVVRVETLIKHPLLKKYIRRRKKFMAHDPENDSKIGDKVQIIEHRPLSARKKWHLNKVLERSV; translated from the coding sequence ATGACAAGTAAAACCAAAGCCTCCGGAAGCAAGCGCAGGATGGTGGGGTTTGTAATAAGCGATAAAAACGACAAGACTATTGTCGTCCGTGTAGAGACCCTCATCAAGCATCCACTGCTCAAGAAATACATACGCAGAAGAAAAAAGTTCATGGCGCATGACCCGGAAAATGATTCCAAGATCGGAGACAAGGTTCAGATCATTGAGCACCGTCCATTGAGTGCCAGAAAAAAATGGCACCTGAACAAAGTTCTGGAAAGATCAGTATAG
- the rplN gene encoding 50S ribosomal protein L14, producing MIQVQTKLDVADNSGAKSVACIKVLGGSKRRYASIGDIVVVSVKDAMPRAKVKKGDIYKAVVVRTKKEVGRNDGSHIRFDNNSAVLLNKNMEPIGTRIFGPVARELRGRNFMKIVSLAPEVL from the coding sequence ATGATTCAAGTCCAGACCAAACTGGATGTAGCCGACAATTCAGGCGCAAAAAGCGTGGCCTGCATAAAAGTGCTGGGCGGCAGCAAGCGCAGGTATGCATCCATAGGTGATATAGTAGTTGTGTCGGTCAAGGACGCCATGCCCAGAGCCAAAGTCAAAAAGGGTGATATTTACAAGGCCGTGGTTGTCCGGACCAAGAAGGAAGTCGGGCGTAACGACGGCTCGCACATCCGTTTTGACAATAATTCAGCAGTTCTGCTCAACAAGAATATGGAGCCCATCGGGACCCGGATATTCGGGCCTGTGGCCAGGGAGCTGCGCGGCAGAAATTTCATGAAGATTGTTTCTCTTGCGCCAGAGGTTTTGTAA